A region of Candidatus Effluviviaceae Genus V sp. DNA encodes the following proteins:
- a CDS encoding TldD/PmbA family protein has product MRELLREIVGNAKHWTEVRVHDRNALRLAVRNGVMESASSNKGSGAGVRVLVDGTWGFSSTARLDRESIERAVRDATLAAKGSAGGRKARVDRLADCEFAVGDFRTGDAEEIASHSAEEKTALVVDTERRTMEASETIRSAMCRYTELLDKKWVVSTDGADAHIEDAKLEFVAMAVAGTSDDMTTAFHGTGVTGGWPELFGPNSAEEIADKTGRTAVDLLNAPYAPGGKTQVVLDPELVGLLAHEAIGHTVEADFVLAGSAAAGRIGERVASELVTLCDSGPSVIGGEHAGGVVLVDDEGVPAGRTAVIENGVLSSYLHDRETAALFDVAPTGNARAWLFDDPPLIRMRNTYIEPGGSSFEEMVESIDDGLLLKGGGSGQADANAEFMFGVQEAYEIKRGKVGRLLRGASISGDAFEVLQSVDMLSSDFRWTIGSGHCGKGQPAKVDGGGPFVRCNVIVGGR; this is encoded by the coding sequence ATGAGGGAGCTTCTCAGGGAGATCGTTGGGAACGCGAAGCACTGGACCGAGGTTCGTGTGCACGACAGGAACGCCCTCCGCCTGGCCGTCAGGAACGGCGTGATGGAGAGCGCGTCGTCGAACAAGGGAAGCGGCGCGGGCGTGCGAGTGCTCGTCGACGGAACGTGGGGGTTCTCGAGCACGGCCCGGCTCGACCGGGAGAGCATCGAGCGCGCCGTTCGGGACGCGACGCTCGCCGCGAAGGGGTCGGCCGGAGGCAGGAAGGCGCGGGTCGACCGTCTCGCGGACTGCGAGTTCGCCGTCGGTGACTTCCGGACCGGCGACGCTGAGGAGATCGCCTCGCACTCCGCGGAGGAGAAGACCGCGCTCGTTGTCGACACCGAGCGGCGGACCATGGAGGCCTCCGAGACCATCCGTTCGGCGATGTGCCGCTACACGGAGCTTCTGGACAAGAAGTGGGTCGTCTCGACGGACGGCGCGGACGCCCACATCGAGGACGCGAAGCTCGAGTTCGTCGCCATGGCCGTCGCCGGGACGAGCGACGACATGACGACCGCGTTCCACGGGACCGGTGTGACCGGCGGGTGGCCCGAGCTCTTCGGACCGAACTCGGCCGAGGAGATCGCCGACAAGACCGGCCGAACGGCCGTCGACCTTCTCAACGCGCCGTACGCTCCGGGAGGGAAGACCCAGGTCGTGCTCGATCCGGAGCTCGTCGGTCTGCTCGCGCATGAGGCGATCGGCCACACGGTCGAGGCAGACTTCGTGCTTGCGGGCTCGGCCGCCGCGGGCCGGATCGGGGAGCGCGTCGCGAGCGAGCTGGTGACGCTCTGCGACAGCGGGCCCTCCGTTATCGGGGGCGAGCACGCCGGCGGCGTGGTCCTCGTCGACGACGAGGGGGTCCCCGCCGGGCGCACGGCCGTCATCGAGAACGGAGTCCTCTCGTCGTATCTTCACGACCGCGAGACCGCGGCGCTCTTCGATGTCGCGCCGACCGGGAACGCGCGGGCATGGCTCTTCGATGACCCGCCGCTCATCAGGATGCGGAACACGTACATCGAGCCGGGTGGGAGCTCGTTCGAGGAGATGGTGGAGAGCATCGACGACGGGCTGCTTCTCAAGGGCGGCGGAAGCGGGCAGGCCGACGCCAACGCCGAGTTCATGTTCGGTGTGCAGGAGGCCTACGAGATCAAGCGCGGCAAGGTCGGCCGCCTTCTCCGAGGTGCTTCTATCTCGGGCGACGCTTTCGAGGTGCTGCAGAGTGTGGACATGCTGAGCAGTGACTTCCGCTGGACGATCGGCAGCGGGCACTGCGGCAAGGGACAGCCCGCGAAGGTGGACGGCGGCGGACCGTTCGTCCGGTGCAACGTCATCGTGGGGGGGAGGTAG
- a CDS encoding NAD(P)/FAD-dependent oxidoreductase, which yields MNILIIGNGVAGVTAARRLRMLEPDAGIAVFTREPYHYYYKPRLPEVVAGAVDIESIIINPPDWYEDQGIDVRLSTEVTSIDTAGRKVVTADGGSESYDRLLVATGADPFVPPMGGTDLEGVFTLRTADDAVALREAARSARCAVVIGGGLLGLESARGLAASGVEVVALEVADRLLPRQLDEAGAALLRERIGELGIDVVTEAMCESIVGDDSVEAVSLRGGETLPADIVLISTGVRPSMDVVGNTGIDRDRGIQVDCKMRTNVPDVYAAGDVAELDGRVWGIIPAATVMAEAAAHGIEGESADCDIIGSNTLKISEVDVYSAGDVFCEGCTTHAYEDDGVYRKVLLDRGRLVGAIVVGSRQGVRELDKLILEGADVSAFGDAVARDDFDFKRALKTGA from the coding sequence ATGAATATCCTCATCATCGGCAACGGCGTCGCCGGCGTGACCGCGGCCCGGCGCCTCCGGATGCTCGAGCCGGACGCCGGGATCGCCGTCTTCACCCGTGAGCCCTACCACTACTACTACAAACCCCGGCTCCCCGAGGTGGTGGCCGGCGCCGTCGACATCGAGTCGATCATCATCAACCCTCCGGACTGGTACGAGGACCAGGGGATCGATGTGCGCCTCTCGACCGAGGTGACGTCGATCGACACCGCCGGCCGGAAGGTCGTGACGGCCGACGGAGGCAGTGAGTCGTACGACCGCCTCCTCGTGGCGACGGGCGCCGACCCGTTCGTCCCGCCCATGGGAGGGACGGATCTCGAGGGCGTCTTCACGCTCAGGACGGCAGACGACGCGGTCGCCTTGAGGGAGGCCGCCCGATCCGCCCGGTGCGCCGTCGTTATCGGCGGCGGACTGCTCGGTCTCGAATCGGCGCGAGGGCTCGCGGCTTCCGGTGTCGAGGTCGTCGCGCTCGAGGTGGCCGACCGGCTCCTGCCCCGGCAGCTCGACGAGGCGGGGGCGGCCCTGCTCAGGGAGAGGATCGGGGAGCTCGGCATCGATGTGGTGACCGAGGCCATGTGCGAGTCGATCGTCGGGGACGACAGCGTCGAGGCGGTAAGCCTCAGGGGGGGCGAGACGCTCCCCGCCGACATCGTGCTCATCTCGACCGGCGTGCGGCCCTCGATGGACGTGGTCGGGAACACCGGGATCGACCGGGACCGCGGCATCCAGGTCGACTGCAAGATGCGGACGAACGTCCCCGACGTCTACGCGGCCGGGGACGTGGCCGAGCTCGACGGCCGCGTCTGGGGCATCATCCCGGCGGCGACCGTCATGGCGGAGGCCGCCGCTCACGGCATCGAAGGGGAGTCCGCCGACTGCGACATCATTGGCTCGAATACCCTGAAGATCAGCGAGGTCGACGTCTACTCCGCCGGCGATGTCTTCTGCGAGGGCTGTACCACCCACGCATACGAGGACGACGGCGTCTACCGGAAGGTCCTGCTCGACAGAGGCCGCCTGGTCGGCGCCATCGTCGTCGGCTCCCGGCAGGGCGTGCGGGAGCTGGATAAGCTCATCCTCGAGGGGGCGGACGTCTCCGCGTTCGGGGACGCCGTCGCCCGCGACGACTTCGACTTCAAGAGAGCACTCAAGACCGGCGCGTAG
- a CDS encoding rubredoxin, translated as MKKYRCTVCGYVYDPEKGDPGSGVDAGTSFDDLPNDWVCPVCGAAKDQFEPVD; from the coding sequence TTGAAGAAGTACAGATGCACAGTCTGCGGATACGTCTACGACCCTGAGAAGGGTGACCCCGGGAGCGGCGTTGACGCCGGAACGTCCTTCGACGATCTGCCGAACGACTGGGTCTGCCCGGTCTGCGGCGCGGCGAAGGACCAGTTCGAGCCTGTAGACTAG
- a CDS encoding rubrerythrin: protein MAETRFSEIIDFAIQKEQEAVDTYSVAAEMVKRSNVRDMLLSLARQEEGHKRRLLEVQAGEASWARVDEVPDLRIADYTDSVQISPDMDYQDVLTVAMKREEKAHNLYQMLASNATEPELKELFANLAHEESRHKLALEREYDEHVLTDN from the coding sequence ATGGCGGAAACGCGCTTCAGCGAGATCATCGACTTCGCCATCCAGAAGGAACAGGAGGCCGTCGACACATATTCGGTGGCCGCCGAGATGGTGAAGCGCTCCAATGTGCGCGACATGCTCCTGTCCCTGGCGCGGCAGGAGGAGGGCCACAAGCGCAGACTGCTCGAGGTCCAGGCGGGCGAGGCCAGCTGGGCGCGCGTCGACGAGGTCCCGGACCTCAGGATCGCCGATTACACCGACTCAGTGCAGATCTCCCCGGACATGGACTATCAGGATGTTCTGACGGTGGCGATGAAGCGGGAAGAGAAGGCGCACAACCTCTACCAGATGCTTGCATCAAACGCCACAGAGCCCGAGCTCAAGGAGCTCTTCGCGAACCTCGCTCACGAGGAGTCCCGGCACAAGCTGGCGCTCGAGCGGGAGTACGACGAGCACGTTCTTACGGATAACTAG